The Rhinatrema bivittatum chromosome 4, aRhiBiv1.1, whole genome shotgun sequence genome window below encodes:
- the LOC115089179 gene encoding lysozyme C-like, translating into MKTLLLVLAGFLSLPATDGKIFERCEFAAVCKKNGLDDFRGYSLANWVCTAYFESRFNTRAVNFNRVDNSTDYGIFQINSRWWCNDGKTPRAKNACGINCSELQKDDIIAAITCAKRVVSDPAGMSAWVAWRNNCQGRDLSQWIKDCKLDMCGL; encoded by the exons ATGAAGACCCTGCTACTGGTGCTCGCTGGTTTCCTCAGCCTCCCAGCCACAGATGGGAAGATCTTTGAAAGGTGTGAATTTGCAGCAGTTTGCAAGAAGAATGGACTGGATGACTTCCGAGGATACAGCCTGGCAAACT GGGTGTGTACAGCGTACTTTGAGAGCAGATTCAACACAAGGGCAGTAAACTTTAACCGCGTTGACAATAGCACAGACTACGGCATCTTCCAGATCAACAGCCGCTGGTGGTGTAACGATGGGAAAACTCCAAGAGCCAAGAACGCGTGTGGTATTAACTGCAGCG aactGCAAAAAGATGACATTATTGCAGCCATAACTTGTGCAAAGCGGGTGGTGAGTGATCCTGCAGGCATGAGTGCATG GGTGGCCTGGCGAAACAATTGTCAAGGAAGGGACCTGTCCCAATGGATTAAGGACTGCAAACTTGATATGTGCGGGCTCTGA